In Camelina sativa cultivar DH55 chromosome 16, Cs, whole genome shotgun sequence, a single window of DNA contains:
- the LOC104750922 gene encoding MLP-like protein 34, whose protein sequence is MAETTVTVAPMGVEMKKTEMSSLVGKLETDVEIKASAGQFHHMFAGKPHHVSKASPRNIQGCDLHEGDWGKVGSIVYWNYVHDGEAKVAKERIEAVEPEKNLITFRVIEGELMKEYKSFLLTIQVTPKQGGPGSIVHWHLEYEKISNEVAHPETLLQFCVEVSKEIDEHLLAEEEEVKEEEVKQTDTSSLVGKLETDVEIKASAEKFHHMFTGKPHHVSKASPGNIQGCDLHEGDWGTVGSIIFWNYVHDGEAKVAKERIEAVEPEKNLITFRVIDGDLMKEYKSFLLTIQVTPKQGGPGSIVHWHLEYEKINEEVAHPETLLQFCVEVSKEIDEHLLAEE, encoded by the exons ATGGCAGAGACGACAGTAACAGTGGCACCGATGGGAGTTGagatgaagaaaacagagaTGTCTAGTTTGGTGGGGAAGCTTGAGACAGACGTGGAGATCAAAGCTTCGGCTGGACAGTTCCATCACATGTTCGCGGGGAAACCACATCATGTGTCCAAAGCATCTCCCAGAAACATTCAGGGCTGTGACTTGCATGAAGGCGATTGGGGCAAAGTAGGCTCTATCGTCTACTGGAACTACGTTCATG ATGGGGAGGCAAAGGTAGCAAAGGAGAGGATCGAGGCGGTGGAGCCAGAGAAGAACTTAATCACCTTTAGGGTTATAGAAGGTGAACTGATGAAAGAGTACAAAAGCTTCTTGCTCACAATCCAGGTGACCCCAAAGCAAGGAGGACCAGGGAGTATTGTGCACTGGCACCTTGAGTATGAGAAAATTAGCAACGAGGTGGCTCATCCCGAGACTCTCCTGCAGTTCTGTGTTGAAGTCTCCAAAGAGATCGACGAACATCTCTTGGccgaggaagaagaggtgaaggaagaagaggtgAAGCAAACAGATACGTCTAGTTTGGTGGGGAAGCTTGAGACAGACGTGGAGATCAAAGCTTCGGCTGAGAAGTTCCATCACATGTTCACTGGGAAACCACATCATGTCTCCAAAGCATCTCCAGGCAACATTCAGGGATGTGACCTTCATGAAGGCGATTGGGGCACAGTGGGATCTATCATCTTCTGGAATTACGTTCATG ATGGGGAGGCAAAGGTTGCGAAGGAGAGGATCGAGGCGGTAGAGCCAGAGAAGAACTTGATCACGTTTAGGGTTATAGATGGTGATCTGATGAAAGAATACAAAAGCTTCTTGCTCACGATTCAGGTGACCCCTAAACAGGGAGGGCCAGGGAGTATTGTGCACTGGCACCTTGAGTACGAGAAAATTAATGAGGAAGTTGCTCATCCCGAAACTCTGCTTCAGTTCTGTGTCGAAGTCTCCAAAGAGATCGACGAACATCTCTTGGCCGAGGAATAG
- the LOC104750923 gene encoding MLP-like protein 34, translated as MAEASSLVGKLETDVEIKASAEKFHHMWAGKPHHVSKATPGNIQDCVLHEGEWGKVGSILIWNYVHDGKEQVAHERIEAVEPENNLITFRVLDGDLMKEYTSFVITIQVTPKHGGPGSIVHWHLEYEKICDEVAHPETLLQFCIEISKEIDEHLLAEEEEVKQTETSSLVGKLETDVEIKASAEKFHHMFAGKPHHVSKASPGKVHGCDLHEGDWGTVGSIFSWNYVHDGEAKVAKERIEALEPDKNLITFRVIDGDLMKEYKTFVFTIQVTPKDGGSGSNVHWHLEYEKISEEVAHPETLLQLCVEVSKEIDEHLLAEE; from the exons ATGGCGGAGGCATCTAGTTTGGTGGGAAAGCTTGAAACAGACGTGGAGATCAAAGCGTCGGCGGAGAAGTTCCATCACATGTGGGCAGGGAAACCACATCATGTTTCCAAAGCAACTCCAGGCAACATTCAAGACTGTGTGCTGCACGAAGGCGAGTGGGGCAAAGTCGGCTCTATCCTCATCTGGAACTACGTTCATG ATGGAAAGGAACAGGTGGCCCATGAGAGGATCGAAGCCGTAGAGCCAGAAAATAACTTGATCacgtttagggttttagatggggatttgatgaaagagtacACGAGCTTTGTGATAACGATCCAAGTTACCCCTAAGCATGGAGGGCCTGGAAGTATTGTGCACTGGCACCTTGAGTATGAGAAAATTTGTGACGAGGTAGCTCATCCGGAAACTCTACTCCAGTTCTGTATCGAAATCTCCAAAGAGATTGACGAACATCTTTTGGccgaggaagaagaggtgaaGCAAACAGAGACGTCTAGTTTGGTGGGGAAGCTTGAAACAGACGTGGAGATCAAAGCTTCGGCTGAGAAGTTCCATCACATGTTTGCGGGGAAACCACATCATGTTTCCAAAGCATCTCCAGGCAAAGTTCATGGCTGTGATCTTCACGAAGGCGACTGGGGCACAGTCGGCTCTATTTTCTCGTGGAACTACGTTCATG ATGGGGAGGCAAAGGTGGCTAAGGAGAGGATCGAGGCGCTGGAGCCGGATAAGAACTTGATCACGTTCAGGGTTATAGATGGTGATCTGATGAAAGAGTACAAAACCTTCGTGTTCACAATCCAGGTGACCCCTAAGGATGGAGGGTCAGGGAGTAATGTGCACTGGCACCTTGAGTATGAGAAAATTAGCGAGGAGGTTGCTCATCCCGAGACACTCCTCCAACTATGTGTGGAGGTCTCCAAAGAGATAGATGAACATCTCTTGGCCGAGGAATAG